One genomic segment of Candidatus Bathyarchaeota archaeon includes these proteins:
- a CDS encoding isopropylmalate synthase encodes MPSLKTDPIIDDTTLRDGMQMPGLAAKPKDAEKIAQALTEVGAQRIELFHYQDVDKKAAKRILAKKLDCRIAGWCRTLKADVDSAVDLGFDEVGISHPVSYAHLNAKWPNKTSAELLANLVDVVEYAAKTHGLRTFVHGEDGTRAEWSFEKQLVNAVADAGAECYRVCDTVGIGLPELDAPLPVGIPAKIKALKKETSIKSIEIHTHDDLGNAVANVIAAIRAASGLYDKIYINTTYLGIGERAGNAETEKIILNLYLNYGIKKYESKIGKLKETADFISQAIGFTVPRKQAIVGKHGFTHESGIHTYGVLTNPWTYEPYPPELVGNSRSLTIGKQSGKNIIKHKIIEVTGCVPSSETVAVVVERVKAAYATGRRKSLSDKEFERMLKDLNLFNVDPVAGAMFVQNVA; translated from the coding sequence ATGCCCAGTCTCAAAACCGACCCCATCATCGATGACACTACCCTACGAGATGGCATGCAAATGCCTGGCTTAGCCGCCAAACCCAAAGATGCTGAAAAAATCGCTCAAGCTCTCACCGAAGTCGGAGCCCAACGCATTGAACTCTTCCATTACCAAGATGTTGACAAGAAAGCCGCTAAACGGATTCTCGCCAAAAAACTGGACTGCCGCATTGCTGGCTGGTGCCGCACCCTTAAAGCAGACGTTGACAGTGCAGTTGATTTAGGCTTTGATGAAGTTGGCATTTCTCATCCTGTTTCTTATGCACATCTAAACGCAAAGTGGCCCAACAAAACCTCCGCTGAGTTGTTGGCGAACTTGGTTGATGTGGTAGAGTACGCCGCGAAAACACATGGACTGCGAACGTTTGTGCATGGAGAAGATGGTACGCGAGCTGAATGGAGCTTTGAGAAGCAACTGGTTAATGCGGTTGCAGATGCTGGGGCGGAGTGTTACCGTGTCTGTGACACTGTAGGCATTGGATTACCTGAACTGGATGCACCTCTACCTGTAGGTATCCCCGCGAAAATTAAAGCTCTAAAGAAGGAAACCAGTATAAAATCCATAGAAATCCACACTCATGATGACTTAGGCAATGCTGTAGCTAACGTTATCGCTGCTATACGCGCCGCTTCTGGTTTGTATGATAAAATCTACATAAACACTACCTACTTGGGAATTGGTGAACGGGCAGGGAATGCTGAAACCGAAAAAATCATTCTTAATCTTTACCTGAACTATGGCATAAAAAAATATGAATCAAAAATTGGCAAGCTTAAAGAAACCGCGGATTTCATTAGCCAAGCCATTGGTTTTACAGTACCTCGCAAACAAGCTATTGTAGGTAAACACGGTTTTACCCATGAGTCGGGCATCCACACTTATGGTGTCCTTACCAACCCTTGGACTTATGAGCCCTATCCGCCAGAACTGGTCGGCAACAGCCGAAGCCTAACGATAGGCAAACAATCAGGTAAAAATATAATCAAACATAAAATCATTGAAGTCACTGGTTGCGTGCCCAGCAGTGAAACTGTTGCTGTTGTGGTGGAGCGGGTTAAAGCGGCTTATGCGACTGGACGACGAAAATCGCTTAGCGATAAAGAATTTGAGCGTATGCTAAAAGACCTCAACTTGTTTAACGTAGACCCTGTTGCTGGAGCTATGTTTGTTCAAAATGTTGCTTAA
- a CDS encoding nitrogenase molybdenum-iron protein subunit beta, translated as MVVITKTRSVAINAPKMCQPIGAIWATLGVHGSVPLVHGSQGCSTYPRNLMGRHFREPIEVAITSLHEKATIFGGASNLKQALANIIIRQQPELITVITTCLSETTGDDIHGIVKAFRAEKPELAKQSKIVTVNTPSYVGTHVVGYDNAVKAMVSQLSTGKDRPSDKVNVIPGIINPGDVMELKHIFSEMGVPAIYITDISQTLNAPLRLPKPHFPRGGTTVEEIADCANSLGTIAVCKHQGQGAVNYLKDKFSVPGQLCETPIGVEATEDFLEHITRFTGKKVPESLLDERDLLVDAMVDSSHITFGTKVAIFGDPDVAFALARFTYELGMQPIHVMTTLETPKFAPDMKALATDYGTGEDQNNLIVGGDLYELHQKIKEKPVDLLIGDYKGKYIAKEEHIPLVRVGFPQADRFGYQRRAMLGFRGSLQLLDTLVNTVMDTKD; from the coding sequence ATGGTGGTTATCACAAAAACCCGCAGCGTCGCCATCAACGCTCCCAAAATGTGCCAGCCAATCGGCGCAATCTGGGCAACCCTTGGTGTACATGGTAGCGTGCCCCTAGTGCATGGTTCACAGGGATGCTCCACGTACCCGCGTAACTTGATGGGGCGGCATTTCCGTGAACCAATCGAAGTCGCCATCACTTCACTTCACGAAAAAGCAACAATCTTCGGTGGTGCATCTAACCTTAAGCAGGCACTTGCCAACATCATCATACGCCAGCAGCCCGAGCTCATAACAGTCATAACTACTTGCCTTAGCGAAACCACAGGCGATGACATCCACGGCATCGTTAAAGCTTTCCGCGCAGAAAAACCTGAACTTGCCAAGCAATCAAAAATCGTTACAGTCAACACCCCCAGCTACGTTGGAACCCATGTGGTTGGCTATGATAATGCAGTAAAAGCAATGGTGTCTCAGCTCTCAACAGGTAAGGACCGCCCAAGTGACAAAGTCAACGTAATCCCTGGTATAATAAACCCTGGTGACGTAATGGAGCTCAAACACATATTCTCCGAAATGGGCGTACCTGCCATATACATAACAGACATCTCACAAACCCTCAACGCGCCCCTGCGTCTGCCAAAGCCCCATTTCCCACGAGGAGGAACAACAGTGGAGGAAATCGCAGACTGCGCCAACTCGCTGGGTACGATAGCGGTTTGCAAGCATCAAGGGCAGGGTGCAGTTAATTATCTTAAGGATAAGTTTAGTGTACCTGGGCAGTTGTGTGAGACGCCAATTGGTGTAGAAGCAACGGAGGATTTCCTTGAACACATCACCCGCTTTACAGGCAAGAAAGTGCCTGAATCATTGCTTGACGAGCGTGACCTGCTGGTAGATGCAATGGTGGACTCCAGCCACATCACATTTGGCACTAAAGTCGCTATTTTCGGTGATCCTGACGTAGCCTTTGCTCTGGCACGATTCACCTATGAACTGGGTATGCAGCCAATTCACGTGATGACAACTCTGGAAACCCCCAAGTTTGCGCCTGATATGAAAGCGTTAGCAACCGATTACGGCACAGGCGAAGACCAAAACAACCTCATTGTCGGCGGCGACCTCTACGAACTACACCAGAAAATCAAAGAAAAACCCGTTGACCTCTTAATCGGTGACTACAAAGGCAAATACATCGCCAAAGAAGAACACATCCCACTGGTCCGCGTCGGATTCCCTCAAGCTGACCGCTTCGGTTACCAACGAAGAGCAATGCTTGGTTTCCGCGGCTCACTGCAACTACTGGACACACTGGTGAACACTGTAATGGATACCAAAGATTAA
- a CDS encoding radical SAM protein — MKQATLTYTQYKSPQKKSYAEIIQEHPCYDSKAHFKFGRVHLPVAAGCNIGCNYCVRKYDCANENRPGVTSKLLDAKEAIEKVRCTVKHDPRLRVVGISGPGDPLTSDTTFEVFEQVHNEFPDLTLCLSTNGLLLPQKLSQIKKVGVNALTITINAVDPDVGSKIYSFVNYQGKTLHDKEAFQVLSKNQLDGLREAAAADIAVKVNTVYIPTINAEHIPEIAKTVRSLKAYIMNIIPLIPQGKFAHIPAPTQQDIHTIRQACQDTLIQFHNCVQCRADATGVPGEEACGSRLPNFEQHLKTKETP, encoded by the coding sequence ATGAAGCAAGCAACTCTCACGTACACTCAATACAAGAGTCCCCAAAAGAAGAGCTACGCTGAAATAATTCAGGAACATCCCTGCTACGACTCTAAAGCACACTTCAAATTTGGCAGAGTTCACCTTCCAGTCGCGGCAGGATGCAACATAGGATGCAACTATTGCGTCCGAAAATACGACTGCGCCAACGAAAACCGACCGGGAGTCACAAGTAAACTCTTAGATGCAAAAGAAGCTATAGAAAAAGTTCGCTGTACAGTGAAGCATGACCCGCGGCTTCGTGTTGTAGGCATTTCTGGACCGGGCGACCCGTTGACCAGTGACACAACATTTGAAGTGTTTGAACAGGTTCACAATGAGTTTCCAGATTTAACGCTTTGTCTTTCAACCAACGGCTTATTGTTACCGCAAAAATTAAGCCAAATCAAGAAAGTAGGCGTTAACGCACTTACAATCACCATAAACGCAGTAGACCCAGATGTGGGTTCAAAAATCTACTCGTTTGTTAACTATCAAGGCAAAACCCTGCACGACAAAGAAGCCTTCCAAGTGCTAAGCAAAAACCAGCTAGATGGCCTTCGAGAAGCTGCCGCTGCAGACATAGCCGTAAAAGTCAACACAGTATACATTCCAACCATAAATGCGGAACACATCCCCGAAATCGCCAAAACCGTCCGCAGCCTAAAAGCTTACATAATGAACATCATACCCCTAATTCCACAGGGCAAATTTGCACACATACCCGCACCCACCCAGCAAGACATCCACACCATCCGACAAGCCTGCCAAGACACCTTGATTCAATTCCACAATTGCGTGCAATGCCGAGCTGACGCTACAGGTGTACCTGGAGAAGAAGCCTGCGGTAGCCGCTTGCCCAATTTTGAACAACATCTAAAAACAAAGGAGACACCATAG
- a CDS encoding nitrogenase component I subunit alpha: MPLILPDCDKTVPERQKHVYIKDSSDPFMIPACNIATVPGDLTERGCTYAGCRGVVGGPVKDVIQLQHGPIGCAYYPWDARPHVATGTNFHLANVFSTDLRESNIVFGGEKKLYDSIIESNKAFPDAQGVFVYATCVAGLIGDDIEAIAKRASKAIGKPVVAFNCPGFRGVSQSLGHHIGNEMLFNKIVGTEELKEKTPYDINLIGEYNIRGDDWLILSLLESVGLRVVCTFTGDSSIHDIAKMHAAKLNVIRCARSAKYIAEMMKEKYGTPHMEVDLYGIEQTAEDLRQIAKFFGLEAKAEEVIAKETAEIKEEMDFYREKFKGKTVMIYQGGPRSWHWPSFMAELGMEVKVVATTFGHEDDYEKIVKRVKDGTVVIDNPNAPEFEEMIFKYKPDLFIAGQKEKYLSYKYGVPFLNGHTYESKGGYMAFKGTVRFARDIYQALYSPAWRFIRKTEEEHQ; this comes from the coding sequence ATGCCGCTAATTTTACCTGACTGCGACAAAACTGTACCTGAACGCCAAAAGCACGTCTACATAAAAGACTCCAGCGACCCCTTCATGATTCCAGCCTGCAACATTGCCACTGTACCTGGTGACTTAACTGAGCGTGGATGCACTTATGCTGGCTGCCGAGGAGTTGTTGGTGGTCCCGTTAAGGATGTGATTCAGCTTCAGCATGGTCCTATCGGTTGTGCTTATTATCCTTGGGATGCTCGACCCCACGTTGCCACAGGCACCAACTTCCACTTAGCTAACGTGTTCTCTACGGACTTACGCGAATCCAACATTGTCTTTGGCGGCGAAAAAAAACTCTACGATTCAATCATAGAATCCAACAAAGCTTTCCCTGATGCACAAGGCGTATTCGTATATGCCACCTGCGTTGCAGGCTTGATTGGCGATGACATCGAAGCCATAGCAAAGCGTGCAAGCAAAGCCATAGGCAAACCTGTAGTAGCTTTCAACTGTCCCGGTTTTCGTGGCGTAAGCCAAAGCTTGGGTCATCACATAGGCAACGAGATGCTCTTTAACAAAATCGTCGGCACAGAGGAACTCAAAGAGAAAACGCCTTACGACATAAACCTGATTGGTGAGTACAACATTCGCGGTGATGACTGGCTGATTTTGTCCCTGCTTGAATCCGTGGGGTTACGGGTGGTCTGCACTTTCACTGGTGACTCGTCTATCCATGACATTGCCAAGATGCATGCTGCAAAACTCAACGTAATTCGCTGTGCACGTAGCGCCAAATACATAGCTGAGATGATGAAAGAAAAATACGGCACGCCCCATATGGAAGTTGACCTCTACGGTATCGAACAAACCGCTGAGGATTTGCGTCAAATCGCCAAGTTTTTTGGGTTAGAAGCCAAAGCCGAGGAAGTCATTGCTAAGGAGACTGCTGAAATCAAAGAGGAGATGGATTTTTACCGTGAAAAGTTCAAGGGTAAAACTGTCATGATTTATCAGGGTGGTCCGCGTAGTTGGCACTGGCCAAGCTTTATGGCGGAGTTGGGCATGGAGGTCAAAGTGGTCGCTACAACCTTTGGACATGAGGATGACTACGAAAAAATCGTTAAGCGAGTCAAAGACGGCACTGTGGTTATCGATAACCCAAACGCACCCGAGTTCGAAGAGATGATATTTAAGTACAAGCCTGACCTGTTCATCGCGGGGCAAAAAGAGAAGTACCTCAGTTACAAGTACGGTGTTCCCTTCCTTAATGGTCACACATACGAAAGCAAAGGCGGCTACATGGCATTTAAGGGCACAGTGCGTTTTGCCCGTGACATCTATCAGGCGCTCTATTCGCCAGCGTGGCGGTTCATACGAAAAACCGAGGAGGAACACCAGTAA
- a CDS encoding radical SAM protein, producing MNTIPTWDRTEMRKKSCARLIEKHLCNGGGAQYKFSRLHLPVLSDYNVGYNYSPSRHIVGTSQPAVGTVDEAIENVRIAAKTDPRLRIVSIYGPGDPLATDVTFKTLQFVQDEYSYMTRCVGTNGLLLPKKVEELQEAGVAALTLTINAIDPDIGSQIYSYVRKNGETLRGKEAFEELSINQLEGLQNAAEAGMMVKVKSVYIPGVNSEHLIEVAKIVRRLGAYIMNITPVVPQGKFANLPTPSIQEVEDLRNICSNIIYQFHTCEHCGADVIDVPD from the coding sequence ATGAACACTATACCTACATGGGATAGAACAGAAATGCGCAAAAAGAGTTGCGCCCGATTAATAGAAAAACACCTCTGCAATGGTGGCGGAGCCCAATACAAATTTAGCAGACTACACTTACCGGTATTATCTGACTACAACGTTGGCTACAACTACTCTCCATCAAGACACATCGTTGGAACAAGTCAACCTGCTGTAGGTACAGTAGATGAAGCAATAGAAAATGTACGAATTGCAGCAAAAACTGACCCCCGCTTACGCATTGTGAGCATATATGGTCCAGGTGACCCATTAGCCACAGATGTCACCTTCAAAACGCTCCAGTTCGTTCAAGATGAGTACTCATACATGACACGATGCGTCGGAACCAACGGGTTACTATTACCCAAAAAAGTAGAAGAATTACAAGAGGCTGGTGTAGCTGCACTAACCCTGACAATTAACGCTATTGACCCCGATATCGGTTCACAAATTTACTCCTACGTCCGCAAAAACGGCGAAACCTTACGAGGCAAAGAAGCCTTCGAAGAGCTGAGCATTAACCAGCTGGAAGGATTACAAAACGCTGCCGAAGCAGGCATGATGGTTAAAGTAAAATCCGTCTATATCCCAGGCGTAAACTCTGAACATCTCATCGAGGTTGCAAAAATAGTTCGCCGCTTAGGAGCCTACATAATGAACATTACCCCAGTGGTGCCACAAGGCAAATTCGCAAACCTACCCACGCCCTCAATTCAAGAAGTAGAAGACCTCCGCAACATCTGCTCAAACATAATCTATCAATTCCACACTTGCGAACACTGCGGCGCTGACGTAATCGACGTACCTGACTAA
- a CDS encoding SDR family oxidoreductase, which translates to MSQKTALITGASSGIGYELSKLFEKNGYNTVIVSRNEEKLSALAYEINKEYKVETKIISKDLSHPNSANEIFNEIGKQELQIDVLVNNAGFDVYGEFSNTNLEEEMEMMQVNMVSLTKLTKLFLPKMKTNSSGKILNISSIGAFVPGPLNIVYCATKAYVLNFSEGLAEELDGTGVTVTALCPGATKTEFTKRAKNQDIKFFKSHVMEAKQVAQIGYDGLMKNKRVVVPGLYNKTQHFLIKLLPRKRVAKITKHMMSK; encoded by the coding sequence ATGAGCCAAAAAACAGCACTAATAACAGGCGCAAGCTCAGGAATCGGCTACGAACTAAGCAAGCTATTTGAAAAAAACGGCTACAACACCGTAATAGTCTCTCGAAATGAAGAAAAACTTTCAGCACTTGCATATGAAATAAACAAAGAGTACAAAGTTGAAACAAAAATCATATCCAAAGACCTATCACACCCCAACTCAGCAAACGAAATTTTCAATGAAATCGGAAAACAAGAGCTACAGATTGATGTTTTAGTTAACAACGCAGGATTTGATGTCTATGGCGAATTCTCAAACACTAACCTTGAAGAAGAAATGGAAATGATGCAAGTAAACATGGTCTCACTAACCAAATTAACAAAGCTTTTTTTGCCAAAAATGAAAACAAACAGTTCAGGTAAAATCCTCAACATCTCATCCATAGGCGCTTTCGTACCAGGACCTCTAAACATTGTGTATTGCGCAACCAAAGCGTATGTTCTTAATTTTTCTGAGGGTCTCGCTGAGGAGTTGGATGGAACAGGCGTAACGGTGACAGCTCTTTGTCCAGGAGCGACAAAAACAGAATTTACCAAACGCGCCAAAAACCAAGACATAAAATTTTTCAAATCCCACGTCATGGAAGCAAAACAAGTAGCTCAAATAGGATACGACGGCTTAATGAAAAACAAACGAGTCGTGGTGCCTGGGCTTTACAATAAAACACAACATTTTCTAATAAAACTCCTGCCCCGAAAAAGAGTAGCAAAAATAACCAAACACATGATGAGCAAATAA
- the nifH gene encoding nitrogenase iron protein produces MRQIAIYGKGGIGKSTTTQNTVAALAEMDKKVLLLDCDPKADCTRLLLHGKRQPTVLDVLRDGGGECSAEMISTKGFGGVTCVESGGPEPGVGCGGRGIITSIQTLHDLDMYSEDLDFVFYDVLGDVVCGGFAMPIREGYAQEIYIVASGEYMALYAANNICKGIKKFAEAGHTRLGGIICNSRKVENEEALVAQFAKRINSKLVQFIPRDNIVQRAEINRKTVIDYDSFSTQADVYRSVARKIVYNKDFTIPNPMTLDELENLMREFGIAD; encoded by the coding sequence ATGAGACAAATCGCAATATACGGAAAAGGTGGTATAGGAAAAAGCACCACAACCCAAAACACAGTTGCAGCACTAGCTGAAATGGACAAAAAAGTTCTGCTACTGGACTGTGACCCTAAAGCAGACTGCACCCGCTTACTACTACATGGAAAACGGCAACCCACAGTACTAGACGTGCTACGTGACGGTGGCGGCGAATGCTCAGCTGAGATGATTTCAACCAAAGGCTTTGGAGGGGTAACCTGCGTTGAATCAGGTGGACCTGAACCCGGAGTTGGTTGCGGCGGCAGAGGCATTATCACATCAATTCAGACACTTCATGATTTAGACATGTACAGTGAAGACCTAGACTTTGTGTTCTATGATGTTCTTGGCGATGTGGTTTGTGGAGGTTTCGCTATGCCTATACGTGAAGGATACGCCCAAGAAATCTATATTGTTGCCTCGGGTGAATACATGGCACTTTATGCAGCCAACAACATCTGCAAAGGCATCAAAAAATTTGCTGAAGCAGGACACACACGGCTTGGCGGCATCATCTGCAATTCAAGAAAAGTCGAAAACGAAGAAGCCCTGGTTGCGCAGTTTGCTAAGCGCATAAACAGCAAGCTAGTACAGTTTATCCCAAGAGACAACATTGTGCAGCGTGCAGAAATTAACCGAAAAACCGTGATAGATTACGATTCTTTCTCTACCCAAGCTGATGTCTATCGAAGTGTTGCCCGCAAAATAGTCTACAACAAGGACTTCACGATTCCAAACCCCATGACTCTTGATGAGCTTGAAAACCTGATGCGGGAATTCGGAATCGCTGATTAA
- the asnB gene encoding asparagine synthase B, whose product MCGIAGIFNISEPLPVARDKALRMATKIRHRGPDWSGIYNDDKAILAHERLSIVDVEHGAQPLFDKKTGNALAVNGEIYNHIQLRKELKCEHLWQTKSDCEIILYLYDEYGPDFLNMLNGMFAFILYDKAKGTYFIARDHIGIIPLYVGYDDKGTLYVASEMKALTEYCTTVKEFPPEHYMLGNHKFVQWYKPKWATKAPTKKLVLSDLHKALEKSVRGQMMSDVPYGVLISGGLDSSLIASIASKYRKKRVESGGKEEAWWPRLHSFSVGLADSPDLKYARKVADYIGTVHHEIIFTIQEGFDAIKDVIYHIETFDVTTIRAATPMYLMARKIKSMGIKMVLSGEGADEVFGGYLYFHKAPNKQEFYEETVRKLFMLSKYDCLRANKATAAWGVETRVPFLDREFLDFAMNFDPQEKMCTGDRIEKYVLRKAFEGYIPDEILWRQKEQFSDGVGYGWIDYLKRHAESAVTDEMMANAKTRFPVQTPNSKEEYYYRQIFDGFFSCPAAALTVPVGPTIACSTPTAFRWSKEFANTPDPSGRSIREHKDEAAQSLGN is encoded by the coding sequence ATGTGCGGCATAGCAGGAATATTCAACATATCCGAGCCACTCCCAGTAGCCAGAGACAAAGCCCTAAGAATGGCAACCAAAATCAGGCACCGAGGTCCCGACTGGAGCGGCATATACAACGATGACAAAGCCATCCTAGCCCATGAACGCCTCTCAATAGTAGACGTCGAACACGGCGCCCAACCCCTCTTTGACAAGAAAACAGGCAACGCGCTTGCCGTAAACGGGGAAATCTACAACCACATACAACTGCGCAAAGAGCTAAAATGTGAACACTTGTGGCAGACAAAATCAGACTGCGAAATCATCCTATATCTGTACGATGAGTATGGTCCTGACTTTCTTAACATGCTAAACGGCATGTTCGCCTTCATCCTATACGACAAAGCAAAAGGCACATACTTTATTGCTCGAGACCACATCGGAATTATACCCTTGTATGTGGGCTATGATGATAAAGGAACACTGTACGTAGCAAGCGAAATGAAAGCCCTAACCGAGTACTGCACCACAGTTAAAGAGTTCCCGCCGGAACACTACATGCTGGGCAACCACAAGTTTGTTCAATGGTACAAACCTAAATGGGCAACAAAAGCACCAACTAAAAAACTTGTGCTCTCCGATTTACATAAAGCACTGGAAAAGTCTGTTCGTGGACAGATGATGTCTGATGTTCCTTACGGCGTACTTATCTCTGGCGGGTTAGATTCCTCACTAATAGCATCTATCGCTTCAAAGTACCGCAAAAAACGGGTTGAGTCAGGCGGTAAAGAGGAGGCATGGTGGCCAAGGCTACACTCGTTCTCTGTTGGCTTAGCGGATTCACCCGACCTTAAATATGCACGAAAAGTTGCCGATTACATTGGCACAGTTCATCATGAAATCATTTTCACCATTCAGGAAGGCTTTGACGCCATAAAAGACGTCATATACCACATAGAAACCTTTGATGTAACCACCATACGCGCCGCAACCCCGATGTATCTGATGGCACGCAAAATCAAATCCATGGGCATCAAAATGGTGCTCAGCGGCGAGGGCGCAGATGAGGTTTTTGGCGGATATCTCTACTTTCACAAGGCACCCAACAAGCAAGAATTTTACGAGGAAACTGTGCGCAAACTCTTCATGTTAAGCAAATACGACTGCCTCAGAGCTAACAAGGCAACTGCGGCATGGGGTGTGGAAACTCGTGTGCCATTTTTGGATCGGGAATTTTTGGATTTTGCTATGAACTTTGACCCTCAAGAAAAAATGTGCACAGGAGACAGAATTGAAAAGTACGTGCTACGAAAAGCATTTGAAGGCTACATTCCCGACGAGATATTGTGGCGGCAAAAAGAGCAGTTCAGCGACGGCGTAGGGTACGGCTGGATTGACTACCTCAAACGGCACGCAGAGTCTGCAGTTACTGATGAAATGATGGCAAATGCTAAAACGCGTTTTCCAGTGCAAACCCCCAACTCTAAGGAGGAGTACTATTATCGGCAAATCTTTGATGGTTTCTTCTCGTGTCCAGCTGCTGCGTTAACTGTTCCTGTGGGTCCAACGATTGCTTGCTCAACTCCAACTGCTTTTCGTTGGAGTAAAGAGTTCGCTAACACTCCTGACCCTTCAGGTCGTTCAATTAGAGAACATAAGGATGAAGCCGCCCAAAGCCTTGGCAACTAA
- a CDS encoding ATPase P — protein sequence MLEIDIAGFGRLQLNFLVSDFNGTLALDGKLPLEVKQKLNALSKHLKLYVLTSDEFGLAKQELADVNCELHILEEKDMVAQKADFVVALGAEHVVAFGNGMNDRDMLKAARLGVIILGREGCSVQSLLAADVQVPSILDGLDLLLCPKRLRATLKF from the coding sequence ATGTTGGAGATTGATATTGCAGGGTTTGGACGTTTGCAATTGAATTTTCTGGTTTCAGATTTTAATGGAACCTTAGCCTTAGATGGTAAGTTGCCTCTTGAAGTTAAACAAAAACTAAACGCCTTATCCAAGCACCTAAAACTATACGTGTTAACCTCCGACGAATTCGGATTAGCCAAACAGGAACTCGCAGACGTCAATTGTGAACTGCACATTTTAGAAGAAAAAGACATGGTGGCTCAAAAAGCAGATTTTGTTGTTGCGTTGGGCGCTGAGCATGTGGTGGCTTTTGGCAACGGAATGAACGACAGAGACATGCTCAAAGCTGCGAGGCTCGGCGTGATTATTTTAGGCAGAGAAGGCTGCTCGGTGCAAAGTTTGCTTGCTGCGGATGTGCAGGTGCCCAGCATTTTGGATGGTTTGGATTTGCTGTTGTGCCCTAAACGGTTGCGGGCAACACTAAAATTCTAA
- a CDS encoding PRC-barrel domain-containing protein: MVSVDEVSGRKVVSIKGDEIGEIKDVEFDIKKWEVTHMVLKLSNKAAVSLGYKKTIGSYDVCMPVSLISSVGDVVTINKTLLEIAENLDIKECPPRTMHRGMTIGL; this comes from the coding sequence TTGGTTAGTGTCGATGAGGTTTCTGGACGAAAAGTTGTTAGCATAAAAGGGGATGAAATAGGTGAAATCAAGGATGTCGAGTTTGACATAAAAAAATGGGAAGTTACACACATGGTACTGAAACTTTCTAACAAAGCTGCGGTTTCATTAGGCTACAAGAAGACTATTGGAAGTTATGATGTTTGCATGCCCGTAAGTTTGATATCTTCAGTTGGTGATGTAGTGACAATAAACAAAACTTTGCTTGAGATAGCAGAAAATTTGGATATAAAAGAATGCCCACCGAGAACAATGCATCGCGGGATGACTATTGGACTTTAA
- a CDS encoding DUF202 domain-containing protein produces MNDNTRLALIRTLLAAERNYLAIERTQLSQLRTGLSLAVIAPSAAATLSYAFSYFPETSQFEIIFFVFLTCLTVFGTYMSFSSYRKVRKTRSIRKLIHKKEIEVMSEAELVSHYFKDILVPNT; encoded by the coding sequence TTGAATGATAACACACGTTTAGCGCTTATACGTACACTGCTTGCAGCAGAAAGGAACTATCTAGCTATAGAAAGAACTCAACTCTCTCAATTACGCACGGGGTTATCACTTGCCGTAATTGCTCCTTCAGCCGCAGCAACTTTATCGTACGCATTTAGCTATTTTCCCGAGACATCTCAATTTGAAATTATCTTTTTTGTCTTTTTGACATGCCTTACCGTTTTTGGCACTTACATGAGTTTTTCATCATATCGAAAAGTAAGAAAAACAAGATCAATACGCAAATTGATTCATAAAAAAGAAATAGAAGTAATGTCTGAGGCAGAACTTGTAAGCCACTATTTCAAAGATATTCTCGTGCCAAAC